The Methanococcus voltae genome window below encodes:
- a CDS encoding GMP synthase subunit A, with protein sequence MIVILNNGGQYVHRIQRSLKYIGVKSKIIKNSTTLSEIESDETIKGIILSGGPDIEKATNCKNIALNSKLPILGICLGHQLTCEAYGGEVSRAESEEYSSVLIKVKNHNDLFNGVPSEFTAWASHMDEVKKVPECFEILANSDICEVEAVKHVSKPIYGVQFHPEVSHTEYGDIILKNFCKVCNIETL encoded by the coding sequence ATGATAGTTATTTTAAACAATGGTGGACAATACGTTCATAGAATTCAAAGAAGCTTAAAATACATCGGCGTAAAATCAAAAATAATTAAAAACAGTACAACCCTTTCTGAAATAGAATCTGACGAGACTATTAAAGGAATTATATTAAGTGGCGGTCCAGATATTGAAAAAGCTACAAACTGCAAGAATATAGCTTTAAATTCCAAATTACCAATATTAGGAATTTGTTTGGGTCATCAATTGACTTGTGAAGCTTACGGCGGTGAAGTTTCAAGAGCAGAAAGCGAAGAATATTCCAGTGTTTTGATAAAAGTTAAAAATCATAATGACTTATTTAATGGAGTTCCTTCAGAATTTACAGCTTGGGCATCACATATGGATGAAGTAAAAAAAGTACCAGAATGCTTTGAAATATTAGCAAACTCTGATATCTGTGAAGTTGAAGCAGTGAAACACGTTTCAAAACCTATTTATGGAGTACAATTCCACCCTGAAGTTTCACATACGGAATATGGAGACATAATTTTAAAAAATTTCTGTAAAGTTTGTAATATCGAAACATTATAA
- the thiC gene encoding phosphomethylpyrimidine synthase encodes MTQMTEAIKGNITEEMKYVAEYEKMDVNELRKLIAKGYVVIPKNVNRDTKPVGIGEGLSTKVNVNLGTSPDCIDMDSELKKVAISNKYGADAIMDLSTGGNLPEIRKQIMSNTNLPIGTVPIYEVGADAKSKYGKVVDMDEDLIFNVIERQAKEGVDFMTLHCGITKQSVQALKNDERVMGVVSRGGAFLTAYVMYHNKENPLYQQFDYLLEILKEHDVTLSLGDGMRPGCLVDNTDRPQIQELITLGELVDRCRNAGVQVMVEGPGHVPYNNISANMKIQKTVCKNAPFYVLGPLVTDLAMGYDHITSAIGGTLAAYSGANFLCYVTPAEHVRLMKEEDVIDGLLASKIAAQAADVAKGSQIAWEKEKEMAKARKEHDWEKQFELSLNSEKPREMREEIPSKEEKACSVCGDYCALLMVEELGKR; translated from the coding sequence ATGACACAAATGACCGAAGCTATTAAAGGGAATATTACGGAAGAAATGAAATACGTGGCAGAATACGAAAAGATGGATGTAAACGAACTTAGAAAACTAATTGCTAAAGGTTATGTAGTTATACCTAAAAATGTAAATCGTGATACTAAACCTGTAGGAATTGGCGAAGGATTATCTACAAAAGTTAATGTAAACTTAGGTACATCTCCTGATTGCATAGATATGGATTCAGAATTAAAAAAGGTTGCTATTTCTAATAAATACGGTGCAGATGCGATAATGGATTTAAGCACCGGTGGTAATTTACCTGAAATAAGAAAACAAATAATGTCCAATACAAATTTACCAATCGGTACAGTACCTATTTATGAAGTTGGTGCAGATGCTAAAAGTAAATACGGAAAAGTTGTAGATATGGACGAAGATTTAATATTTAACGTCATAGAAAGACAAGCTAAGGAAGGCGTTGATTTTATGACCCTACATTGTGGAATTACAAAACAAAGTGTACAAGCCCTTAAAAATGACGAAAGAGTTATGGGTGTAGTAAGTAGGGGAGGAGCTTTCCTAACTGCGTATGTTATGTATCATAATAAAGAGAATCCTCTTTATCAACAGTTTGACTATCTTTTAGAGATTTTAAAAGAACACGATGTGACATTAAGTTTAGGGGATGGTATGAGACCAGGGTGTTTAGTGGACAACACTGATAGACCTCAAATTCAGGAATTAATCACATTGGGCGAATTAGTTGATAGATGTAGAAATGCAGGAGTTCAGGTAATGGTTGAAGGTCCTGGACACGTGCCATACAATAATATATCTGCAAATATGAAGATACAAAAAACAGTATGTAAAAATGCACCATTCTACGTTTTAGGCCCTTTAGTAACTGATTTGGCAATGGGTTATGACCATATTACCTCTGCAATAGGTGGAACACTTGCAGCATATAGTGGTGCAAATTTCTTATGTTATGTTACGCCCGCGGAACACGTTAGATTGATGAAAGAAGAAGATGTAATCGATGGATTACTTGCTTCTAAGATAGCTGCTCAGGCTGCAGACGTGGCAAAAGGTAGTCAAATAGCTTGGGAAAAAGAAAAAGAAATGGCAAAAGCAAGAAAAGAGCACGACTGGGAAAAACAGTTCGAGCTGTCTTTAAATTCTGAAAAACCCCGAGAAATGAGGGAAGAAATACCTTCAAAAGAAGAAAAAGCTTGCAGTGTTTGTGGGGATTACTGTGCTTTGCTAATGGTTGAGGAATTGGGTAAAAGATAA
- the dph2 gene encoding diphthamide biosynthesis enzyme Dph2, protein MWNLETERVYNYICTSKAKKVILQAPEGLKRSVDLEISKLRQKFEENNTPQEQIPKMIIWGESCFGACDLCDRDVSLLNPDLIVHYGHEELSYVKSEIPVIYVHSYYNIDEDFEKNMEKLQKELNNPTIVSTIQFKKCLDEYNPNIILGCRAVINNWNNEDSILYVGTGRFHPLMMAYKFKKTVKIYNPLSREISEITESEIKKLIKIRIGKITKLMIHPPQKIGIVLSTKKGQCRTKVFDRMIELCEKNNIKYVPIVLNNISPSNLIYKVDAYVICACPRIVLDDYTNYDKTLITAREFEMYVKEDFEYVFDEVMEYDFI, encoded by the coding sequence ATGTGGAATTTAGAAACAGAACGAGTTTACAATTATATATGCACTTCAAAAGCTAAAAAAGTAATATTACAAGCCCCGGAAGGTTTAAAAAGGTCCGTAGATTTAGAAATATCCAAATTACGCCAAAAATTTGAAGAAAATAATACGCCTCAGGAACAAATACCAAAAATGATAATATGGGGCGAATCTTGTTTTGGGGCTTGTGATTTATGCGATAGGGACGTTTCATTATTAAATCCTGATTTAATAGTCCATTATGGTCATGAGGAGCTTTCCTATGTTAAATCAGAAATTCCTGTGATATATGTTCATTCTTATTATAATATTGATGAAGATTTTGAAAAAAATATGGAAAAGCTTCAAAAAGAACTTAATAATCCTACAATCGTTAGTACCATACAATTTAAAAAATGTCTTGACGAATACAACCCCAATATTATATTAGGATGTAGGGCGGTAATAAATAACTGGAATAATGAAGATTCCATATTATATGTAGGTACAGGGCGATTTCACCCCCTAATGATGGCATATAAGTTTAAAAAAACCGTTAAAATTTATAATCCGCTTTCAAGAGAAATTTCAGAAATAACAGAATCAGAAATTAAGAAATTGATTAAAATAAGAATTGGAAAAATTACAAAATTAATGATACATCCACCTCAAAAAATAGGTATTGTTCTATCTACAAAAAAAGGACAGTGTAGAACTAAAGTATTCGACAGAATGATTGAATTATGTGAAAAAAATAACATTAAATACGTTCCAATTGTATTAAACAATATTTCACCATCAAATTTAATATATAAAGTTGATGCGTACGTTATTTGTGCTTGTCCACGTATTGTGTTAGACGATTATACAAATTACGATAAAACCCTTATTACAGCAAGAGAATTTGAAATGTATGTAAAAGAAGATTTTGAATACGTATTTGACGAAGTAATGGAGTATGATTTTATATAA
- a CDS encoding L-threonylcarbamoyladenylate synthase yields MKIIRKGVEITLNDAKKYLKNGEIALCPTDTIYGICGYALDKNVVDRIYKIKNRDESKPFSISLQKKSDIQKYAKVNNVAKKLINKFLPGPITLILPKKESIPDYICKDYVGIRIPDSKIILELSEIPITSTSANVSGRPSSYSISKMDKEILNSVDIIIDDGDCEYKKPSTIVKIIDNDIELIREGSISFDNILKELNLYNNEFKKNK; encoded by the coding sequence ATGAAAATTATTCGAAAAGGGGTAGAAATAACACTAAATGATGCCAAAAAGTACCTAAAAAATGGCGAAATTGCATTATGTCCTACTGATACCATATACGGAATCTGTGGTTATGCACTGGATAAAAATGTGGTTGATAGAATCTATAAAATAAAAAATAGAGATGAATCGAAGCCCTTTTCTATAAGTTTACAAAAAAAGTCCGATATACAAAAATATGCGAAAGTAAATAATGTTGCTAAAAAACTCATTAATAAGTTTTTACCCGGTCCAATTACATTAATATTGCCAAAAAAAGAATCTATACCAGATTATATTTGTAAGGACTATGTGGGTATTCGCATACCTGATTCAAAGATAATATTGGAGTTATCTGAAATACCAATAACTTCTACAAGTGCTAATGTAAGTGGTAGACCTTCTTCTTATTCCATATCAAAAATGGATAAAGAAATATTGAACAGTGTAGATATAATTATCGATGACGGTGATTGTGAATATAAAAAGCCTTCTACAATTGTAAAAATAATAGATAATGATATAGAATTGATAAGGGAAGGTTCTATATCTTTTGATAATATTTTAAAAGAATTAAATTTATATAATAACGAATTTAAGAAAAATAAATAA
- a CDS encoding MTAP family purine nucleoside phosphorylase, with the protein MIGIIGGTGLAGLLKNGEEKIVETKYGASKVLIDENKDVVLLGRHGLSHSTPPHKINYLANIYTLKKLGVERILSLNAVGSLKVEIEPSSFLIADDFIEFTKVRKSTYYDGEDGKVAHVNMLEPFCSDLRGILKEILDKRQYSYNEGTYICTEGPRFETIAEINMYKNWGHVVGMTAYPEVSLAKELEMCYCSLCNISNYCSGIKDSDLTVDEVLDTVKSMESKILNVVDDFINYKFEERTCGCKDAMKSAFI; encoded by the coding sequence ATGATAGGAATTATCGGTGGAACTGGTTTAGCTGGTCTTTTAAAAAATGGTGAAGAAAAAATAGTGGAAACTAAATATGGGGCTTCAAAAGTATTGATTGATGAAAATAAAGATGTCGTATTACTTGGTAGGCATGGTTTAAGCCATAGTACTCCCCCACATAAAATTAATTATCTTGCAAATATTTATACCTTAAAAAAGTTGGGTGTGGAACGAATTTTATCATTAAATGCAGTAGGTTCTTTAAAAGTTGAAATAGAACCTTCTTCTTTCTTGATTGCAGATGATTTTATTGAATTCACTAAAGTGAGAAAAAGTACGTATTATGACGGCGAAGATGGAAAAGTAGCTCACGTAAATATGTTAGAACCCTTTTGTAGTGATTTAAGAGGTATTTTAAAAGAAATACTTGATAAAAGACAATATTCCTACAATGAAGGCACGTACATATGTACTGAAGGTCCAAGATTTGAGACAATCGCTGAGATAAATATGTATAAAAATTGGGGTCATGTTGTAGGAATGACTGCTTATCCCGAGGTTTCATTAGCTAAAGAGTTAGAAATGTGCTATTGTTCACTTTGCAATATTTCAAACTACTGTTCGGGCATTAAAGACAGTGATTTAACTGTAGATGAAGTTTTAGACACTGTTAAATCGATGGAAAGCAAAATACTAAATGTAGTTGATGATTTCATAAATTACAAATTTGAAGAAAGAACTTGTGGATGTAAAGATGCAATGAAAAGTGCATTTATTTAA
- the ribK gene encoding CTP-dependent riboflavin kinase, which translates to MKFYGKVISGKGKGKYFVGIEPYKLAFEKNLGYTPYLGTLNIKTGRDFWTHVEDYKVIEDFEYNNKKFYGVKYVPIVIKNRFGISIKGSIVAPKKTVHSKSVLEIISSLNLRKYLKLKNNDIITVELDI; encoded by the coding sequence ATGAAATTTTACGGTAAAGTTATCAGTGGAAAAGGAAAAGGGAAATATTTTGTAGGCATAGAACCCTATAAACTGGCTTTTGAGAAAAATTTAGGATATACCCCCTATTTGGGAACTCTAAATATAAAAACAGGTCGTGATTTTTGGACCCATGTTGAAGATTACAAAGTTATAGAAGATTTTGAATACAATAATAAAAAATTTTATGGGGTAAAATATGTACCCATAGTAATAAAAAACCGTTTTGGTATCTCGATTAAAGGTTCAATAGTTGCTCCAAAAAAAACAGTTCATTCAAAATCTGTTTTAGAGATTATATCTTCATTAAATCTTAGAAAATATTTAAAATTAAAAAATAACGATATTATAACTGTAGAATTGGATATTTAA
- the ribB gene encoding 3,4-dihydroxy-2-butanone-4-phosphate synthase, which translates to MEEYGNVKKAIEALKKGEIVLIYDDDKREAETDMVIASEFITPETIRTFRKNAGGLICTCIMPEDCDKLGIPFMVDILGLASEKYPVLNKLYPDDIPYDEKSSFSITVNHRKTFTGIPDNDRSYTVEKLANMCKENRFEEFGSEFRSPGHVHLLRGTEGLVQRRQGHTEISLALSKIAGTYPMTTICEMMGDNGGALSKELTAKYAEENKLVNVAGADIINYYLNVFCKKEE; encoded by the coding sequence ATGGAAGAATATGGAAACGTTAAAAAAGCTATTGAAGCACTTAAAAAAGGAGAAATCGTATTAATTTACGATGACGATAAAAGAGAAGCTGAAACCGATATGGTTATTGCATCTGAATTTATAACACCTGAAACCATTAGGACATTTAGAAAAAATGCAGGTGGTTTGATATGTACTTGCATAATGCCAGAAGATTGCGATAAATTAGGAATTCCTTTTATGGTTGATATATTAGGATTAGCTTCTGAAAAATACCCTGTTTTAAACAAATTATACCCTGATGATATACCATACGATGAAAAATCATCATTTTCAATAACTGTAAATCATAGGAAAACATTTACTGGAATCCCAGACAATGATAGGTCCTATACTGTTGAAAAATTAGCTAATATGTGCAAAGAAAACAGATTTGAAGAATTTGGTTCTGAATTTAGAAGCCCTGGACACGTTCACTTACTAAGAGGTACCGAGGGATTAGTACAAAGAAGACAAGGTCATACTGAAATATCATTGGCACTTTCAAAAATTGCTGGAACATATCCTATGACAACCATTTGTGAAATGATGGGTGACAATGGGGGCGCTTTAAGCAAAGAATTAACTGCAAAATACGCTGAAGAAAATAAACTCGTTAATGTAGCAGGTGCTGATATTATAAACTATTATTTAAATGTTTTTTGTAAAAAAGAAGAATAA
- the ribC gene encoding riboflavin synthase yields MGIKVGITDTTFARVDMASVAVKKLNEMTSKVQIIRYTVPGMKDLPVACKKLIEEQGCEIVLALGMPGGKDKDKVCAHEASQGLMMAQLMTNKHIIEVFVHEDEAKDGKELDWLAKRRAVEHAENIYYMLFDQKYLEKQAGMGLREGFEDVGPAKR; encoded by the coding sequence ATGGGCATAAAAGTTGGAATTACCGATACTACATTTGCTAGGGTTGATATGGCTTCCGTTGCAGTAAAAAAGCTAAATGAAATGACAAGCAAAGTACAAATAATTAGGTACACAGTTCCAGGTATGAAAGACTTACCTGTAGCGTGTAAAAAACTAATTGAAGAACAGGGTTGTGAAATAGTATTGGCTTTAGGTATGCCGGGCGGTAAAGATAAAGACAAAGTTTGTGCTCATGAAGCATCACAAGGTCTTATGATGGCCCAATTAATGACAAATAAACATATAATTGAAGTTTTTGTACATGAAGATGAAGCAAAAGATGGGAAAGAATTAGACTGGCTTGCAAAAAGAAGAGCTGTAGAACATGCTGAAAACATATATTACATGCTATTTGACCAAAAATATTTGGAAAAACAGGCGGGTATGGGACTTAGAGAAGGATTTGAAGATGTTGGTCCTGCAAAACGTTAA
- a CDS encoding CDC48 family AAA ATPase yields the protein MVELIVEEAYQSDVGKSTVRIDPVTMQKLSLEPGDVIQIEGKETTYATVLRGYLDDQNTKTIRMDGLLRQVTKAGIGDKVTIEKVQAKEAKKIVLAPSRPVRFNAGFEDYVKSRLDKQVVGKGSNVLVAVLGTAFQFVVVNTSPKSPVIVGPATTVELKTEPAGEIKETKVPSVSYEDIGGLREEVKKIREMVELPMRHPELFDRLGIEPPKGVLLAGPPGTGKTLLAKAVANESGANYYTINGPEIMSKYVGETEENLRKIFEEAEENAPSVIFIDEIDAVAPKRDEVTGEVERRMVAQLLTLLDGLENRGQVVILAATNRPDSIDIALRRPGRLDRELTIGIPDRNARREILDIHTRSMPLEADYDELSLKDGISYLSSSKRKDIDARDKSKTLQEILISTRDPNLVVEKAKELGIIDKLDVAIVKSFVRELADKTHGFAGADLSVLCKEAAMKSLRKLLDNKKIDLDEEIPKEVLETLKVTKTDFYDALKEVEPSTLREVLVDVPDIKWVDIGGLEDVKQELIEAVEWPLKYPDKFTKMGIRPPKGILLYGAPGTGKTLLAKAVANESEANFISVKGPEIFSKWVGDSEKAIREIFKKARQASPTVIFFDEIDSIAPVRGMSFGNDAAEKVVNQLLTELDGLEEPKDLVIIAATNRPKLIDPALLRPGRIDRMVLVPAPDKDTRLKIFKVHTANMPLLNNEEEEKNNLLMELAEKTEGYSGADIAGVCREAAMITLRENLEAQIIPKESFIKAMKKVKPSITKEDEEENRKLVEEFNS from the coding sequence ATGGTAGAACTTATCGTAGAGGAAGCATATCAAAGCGATGTAGGGAAAAGTACCGTAAGAATAGACCCTGTAACTATGCAAAAACTTTCATTAGAACCTGGCGATGTAATCCAGATTGAAGGGAAAGAAACGACATATGCTACAGTTCTTAGAGGATATCTTGACGACCAAAATACTAAAACAATTAGAATGGATGGTTTACTTAGACAAGTTACTAAAGCAGGAATTGGGGATAAAGTAACCATTGAAAAAGTACAGGCCAAAGAAGCTAAAAAAATAGTTTTGGCACCATCAAGACCTGTAAGATTCAATGCGGGATTTGAAGATTACGTAAAAAGTAGATTGGATAAACAAGTTGTTGGAAAAGGCTCAAACGTGCTTGTAGCAGTATTGGGAACTGCTTTCCAATTTGTAGTGGTAAACACATCACCTAAATCACCTGTAATAGTAGGACCAGCTACCACTGTTGAATTAAAAACAGAACCTGCGGGAGAAATTAAAGAAACTAAAGTACCAAGTGTTTCTTATGAAGATATAGGTGGATTAAGGGAAGAAGTAAAAAAAATTAGGGAAATGGTAGAATTACCAATGAGACATCCTGAATTATTCGATAGGTTAGGTATTGAACCTCCTAAAGGTGTTTTACTTGCAGGACCTCCGGGAACTGGTAAAACTTTACTTGCAAAAGCTGTTGCAAATGAATCTGGTGCTAATTACTATACGATAAACGGCCCAGAAATTATGAGTAAATACGTTGGGGAAACCGAAGAAAACTTAAGAAAAATATTCGAAGAAGCAGAAGAAAATGCTCCGTCAGTGATATTTATTGATGAAATTGACGCTGTAGCTCCAAAAAGAGATGAAGTAACTGGAGAAGTTGAAAGAAGAATGGTTGCTCAGTTATTAACTTTATTAGATGGTCTTGAAAATAGAGGGCAAGTAGTTATATTAGCGGCTACAAACAGACCTGACTCAATAGATATTGCATTAAGAAGACCTGGACGATTAGATAGGGAACTTACAATTGGAATACCTGACAGAAATGCCAGAAGGGAAATTTTAGATATACATACAAGAAGTATGCCACTTGAGGCAGATTATGATGAATTAAGCTTAAAAGATGGAATAAGTTATTTATCAAGTAGCAAAAGAAAAGATATTGATGCAAGAGACAAATCTAAAACATTGCAAGAAATTTTAATTTCAACACGCGACCCTAATTTAGTGGTTGAAAAAGCTAAAGAATTAGGTATTATTGATAAATTAGATGTTGCAATAGTTAAATCATTCGTAAGAGAACTTGCAGATAAAACCCACGGTTTTGCAGGTGCTGATTTATCCGTTTTATGTAAAGAAGCTGCTATGAAATCATTGAGAAAATTACTTGACAATAAAAAGATTGACCTTGACGAAGAAATACCTAAAGAAGTATTGGAAACTCTTAAAGTCACAAAAACTGATTTCTATGATGCTTTAAAAGAGGTTGAACCATCTACGCTTAGAGAGGTATTAGTGGACGTTCCAGACATTAAATGGGTAGATATAGGTGGATTAGAAGACGTCAAACAGGAATTAATTGAAGCAGTAGAATGGCCTTTAAAATACCCTGATAAATTTACAAAGATGGGAATTAGACCGCCTAAAGGTATATTACTCTATGGTGCACCAGGAACTGGTAAAACTTTACTTGCAAAAGCTGTTGCAAATGAAAGTGAAGCTAACTTTATTAGTGTAAAAGGACCTGAAATATTCAGTAAATGGGTAGGAGATAGTGAAAAAGCTATTAGAGAAATCTTTAAAAAAGCAAGACAAGCATCACCTACAGTTATATTCTTTGATGAGATTGATTCGATTGCACCGGTTCGAGGTATGAGCTTTGGTAATGATGCAGCTGAAAAAGTGGTAAACCAATTATTAACGGAATTAGATGGTTTAGAAGAACCTAAAGATTTAGTGATTATTGCAGCTACAAACAGACCTAAACTAATCGACCCTGCATTATTAAGACCAGGTAGAATCGATAGAATGGTTTTAGTACCTGCCCCTGATAAAGATACAAGATTAAAGATATTTAAAGTACATACTGCAAATATGCCACTCCTTAACAATGAGGAAGAAGAAAAAAACAATTTATTAATGGAATTGGCCGAAAAAACAGAAGGATATTCCGGTGCAGATATTGCAGGAGTATGTAGGGAAGCAGCAATGATTACTTTGCGAGAAAATCTTGAAGCTCAGATAATACCAAAAGAATCATTCATAAAAGCGATGAAAAAGGTTAAACCTTCAATTACCAAAGAAGATGAAGAAGAAAACAGGAAATTAGTTGAAGAATTTAATAGTTAA
- a CDS encoding tRNA (guanine(10)-N(2))-dimethyltransferase, producing the protein MAKKTIIEGSTKLNVSEERTLSKKDPVFYNPVMEINRDISISTIQAFLDNFKRDEFKICDALGGSGARGLRYAKELDFKGILDISIGDINPNAIRAIHENIKINEFNDNVKLSVHHKDANILLSENYREFNVSDLDPFGSPAPYMDSGIRSTLTKGGIVCMTATDTAVLCGAYHKSCIRRYNSVPIRGDKEYAVRILIASAILNAAKYDIGLRPLFSHCTDHYVRTFMITERGAGKAEKAMENLGYVKRQYEDITVKNYFDGFERGFGGPFYLGKLNDYDLVKNTYKIAKDRNYSHRAVEILNTLKKESEFEMVGSYNIHEICSFIKKLVPPMDVIIQDLTDKGFKVSRVHYTPYALKSDAKLSDIIVSISENSSI; encoded by the coding sequence ATGGCTAAAAAAACAATAATTGAAGGAAGTACTAAATTAAATGTTTCAGAAGAGCGAACCTTATCAAAAAAAGACCCCGTTTTTTACAACCCCGTAATGGAAATTAATAGAGACATTTCCATTTCTACAATACAGGCTTTTTTAGACAATTTTAAGCGAGATGAGTTTAAAATTTGTGATGCTTTGGGTGGAAGTGGTGCCCGTGGATTAAGGTATGCAAAAGAACTTGATTTTAAAGGTATTTTGGATATTTCTATAGGTGATATTAACCCAAATGCGATACGTGCAATTCACGAAAATATAAAAATAAATGAGTTCAACGATAATGTTAAGTTATCAGTTCATCATAAAGATGCAAACATATTATTGTCTGAAAATTATCGGGAGTTTAACGTAAGTGATTTGGATCCTTTTGGTTCGCCAGCCCCCTATATGGATAGCGGAATTAGGTCGACGTTAACAAAAGGTGGAATAGTATGTATGACGGCTACCGATACTGCAGTACTTTGTGGAGCTTATCACAAATCATGTATAAGACGTTATAATTCAGTTCCTATTCGTGGCGATAAAGAGTATGCAGTAAGGATATTGATTGCAAGTGCAATTTTAAATGCTGCGAAGTATGATATTGGATTAAGACCCCTTTTTTCACATTGTACTGACCATTATGTAAGGACTTTTATGATTACAGAACGTGGTGCTGGAAAAGCTGAAAAGGCAATGGAAAATCTTGGTTATGTTAAACGCCAATATGAAGACATCACTGTTAAAAATTACTTTGATGGATTTGAGAGAGGATTTGGCGGTCCTTTTTATTTAGGTAAACTAAATGACTATGATTTAGTTAAAAATACATATAAAATTGCTAAAGATAGAAATTATTCACATAGGGCAGTTGAAATATTAAATACTTTAAAAAAAGAGTCTGAATTTGAGATGGTAGGAAGTTATAATATTCATGAAATATGTAGTTTTATTAAAAAATTAGTGCCACCAATGGACGTAATAATTCAGGATTTAACTGACAAAGGCTTTAAAGTTTCAAGGGTACATTATACACCATATGCTTTAAAATCAGATGCGAAATTGTCCGATATAATTGTTTCAATTTCTGAAAATAGTTCAATATAA